A single region of the Populus nigra chromosome 2, ddPopNigr1.1, whole genome shotgun sequence genome encodes:
- the LOC133682836 gene encoding glucose-6-phosphate 1-dehydrogenase 1, chloroplastic isoform X1 encodes MATHFSPCSSSSTNFLPSSCFKNETTVLFSRFAVTVPRKSTWVTQIHSRIQGRKHFHIKSSNGHPLNAVSLQDGLDGSPTAKEHDKSQGKEKPAIPISEAEKEESTLSITVVGASGDLAKKKIFPALFALFYEDWLPENFTVFGYARTKLTDEELRNMISGTLTCRIDRRENCEDKMDQFLKRCFYHAGQYDSEGDFSELDSKLKEKEAGKVSNRLFYLSIPPNIFVDVVRSASLRASSLNGWTRVIVEKPFGRDSESSGELTRCLKQYLTEDQIFRIDHYLGKELVENLSVLRFSNLVFEPLWSRDYIRNVQLIFSEDFGTEGRGGYFDNYGIIRDIMQNHLLQILALFAMETPVSLDAEDVRNEKVKVLRSMKPLQLEDVIVGQYKGHSKSGRSYPAYTDDPTVPKDSRTPTFAAAALFINNARWDGVPFLMKAGKALHTRRAEVRVQFRHVPGNLYKRNFGTDLDKATNELVLRVQPDEAIYLKINNKVPGLGMRLDRSDLNLLYSARYPREIPDAYERLLLDAIAGERRLFIRSDELDAAWALFTPMLKELEQKKIVPELYPHGSRGPVGAHYLAAKYNVRWGDLSSDDS; translated from the exons ATGGCAACACATTTTAGTccttgttcatcttcttcaacaaacttCTTACCATCCTCTTGTTTCAAGAATGAGACAACAGTATTGTTTAGTAGATTTGCTGTTACTGTACCAAGAAAATCCACCTGGGTAACTCAGATTCATTCAAGAATCCAAGGTAGAAAGCATTTCCATATCAAATCCTCAAATGGGCATCCTCTGAATGCTGTCTCCTTGCAGGATG GTTTAGATGGAAGTCCTACAGCCAAAGAACATGACAAGTCTCAAGGGAAAGAGAAGCCGGCCATTCCAATCTCAGAAGCAGAGAAAGAAGAGTCTACTCTCAGCATTACTGTTGTTGGAGCTTCAGGGGACCTTGcaaagaagaagatttttccTGCactttttgctcttttttatgAAGATTGGCTTCCCGAG AACTTTACAGTATTTGGTTATGCTCGTACAAAACTGACTGATGAGGAGCTCAGGAATATGATTAGCGGAACATTGACTTGCAGAATTGACCGGAG GGAAAATTGTGAAGACAAAATGGATCAGTTCTTGAAAAGATGCTTTTACCATGCGGGTCAGTATGACTCAGAGGGAGATTTCTCAGAATTGGACAGCAAGCTGAAAGAGAAAGAG GCTGGAAAAGTATCAAATAGGCTGTTTTACTTGTCAATCCCTCCAAACATATTTGTGGATGTGGTAAGAAGTGCCAGCCTTAGAGCTTCTTCATTGAATGGGTGGACTAGGGTCATTGTTGAGAAGCCATTTGGCCGTGACTCAGAGTCATCTGGCGAGTTAACCAGATGTTTGAAGCAGTATCTAACTGAAGATCAAATATTCAG GATTGATCATTACTTGGGAAAGGAGCTTGTTGAGAATCTGTCAGTGCTTCGTTTCTCAAATCTTGTTTTTGAGCCCTTATGGTCAAGGGACTACATCCGCAACGTGCAATTGATATTTTCTGAAGATTTTGGTACAGAAGGTCGTGGAGG CTATTTTGACAACTATGGCATCATACGAGACATAATGCAAAATCATCTTCTGCAAATACTAGCACTATTTGCCATGGAAACGCCTGTTAGCTTAGATGCCGAGGACGTTAGGAATGAGAAG GTAAAAGTTTTAAGGTCAATGAAACCACTGCAACTTGAAGATGTAATTGTTGGCCAATATAAGGGCCATAGCAAGAGCGGTAGATCGTACCCTGCTTACACAGATGATCCAACAGTGCCAAAGGATAGCCGTACTCCAACATTTGCAGCTGCAGCCCTTTTCATCAATAATGCCAGATGGGATGGAGTTCCTTTTCTGATGAAAGCAGGCAAAGCTCTTCATACCAGGCG AGCAGAGGTCCGAGTGCAGTTCAGACATGTCCCAGGTAACTTGTACAAGCGGAACTTTGGAACTGATTTAGATAAGGCTACAAACGAGCTAGTGCTACGTGTACAACCTGATGAAGCTATATATCTGAAGATAAACAACAAAGTTCCTGGTCTTGGAATGAGATTAGATCGCAGTGATCTTAATTTGCTTTACAGTGCAAG GTATCCAAGAGAAATACCAGATGCATATGAGAGGCTACTTTTAGATGCCATAGCAGGAGAGAGAAGGTTGTTTATCAGAAGTGATGAGCTTGATGCTGCTTGGGCACTATTCACACCAATGTTGAAGGAGCTGGAACAGAAGAAAATAGTTCCAGAGCTGTACCCCCATGGCAGCAGAGGTCCAGTTGGAGCACATTATCTTGCTGCGAAATACAATGTTCGATGGGGAGATCTCAGTAGTGATGACTCATGA
- the LOC133682836 gene encoding glucose-6-phosphate 1-dehydrogenase 1, chloroplastic isoform X2 codes for MLSPCRMSFILMLRRDFGIGLDGSPTAKEHDKSQGKEKPAIPISEAEKEESTLSITVVGASGDLAKKKIFPALFALFYEDWLPENFTVFGYARTKLTDEELRNMISGTLTCRIDRRENCEDKMDQFLKRCFYHAGQYDSEGDFSELDSKLKEKEAGKVSNRLFYLSIPPNIFVDVVRSASLRASSLNGWTRVIVEKPFGRDSESSGELTRCLKQYLTEDQIFRIDHYLGKELVENLSVLRFSNLVFEPLWSRDYIRNVQLIFSEDFGTEGRGGYFDNYGIIRDIMQNHLLQILALFAMETPVSLDAEDVRNEKVKVLRSMKPLQLEDVIVGQYKGHSKSGRSYPAYTDDPTVPKDSRTPTFAAAALFINNARWDGVPFLMKAGKALHTRRAEVRVQFRHVPGNLYKRNFGTDLDKATNELVLRVQPDEAIYLKINNKVPGLGMRLDRSDLNLLYSARYPREIPDAYERLLLDAIAGERRLFIRSDELDAAWALFTPMLKELEQKKIVPELYPHGSRGPVGAHYLAAKYNVRWGDLSSDDS; via the exons ATGCTGTCTCCTTGCAGGATG TCATTCATTCTGATGCTTAGGAGAGATTTTGGAATAGGTTTAGATGGAAGTCCTACAGCCAAAGAACATGACAAGTCTCAAGGGAAAGAGAAGCCGGCCATTCCAATCTCAGAAGCAGAGAAAGAAGAGTCTACTCTCAGCATTACTGTTGTTGGAGCTTCAGGGGACCTTGcaaagaagaagatttttccTGCactttttgctcttttttatgAAGATTGGCTTCCCGAG AACTTTACAGTATTTGGTTATGCTCGTACAAAACTGACTGATGAGGAGCTCAGGAATATGATTAGCGGAACATTGACTTGCAGAATTGACCGGAG GGAAAATTGTGAAGACAAAATGGATCAGTTCTTGAAAAGATGCTTTTACCATGCGGGTCAGTATGACTCAGAGGGAGATTTCTCAGAATTGGACAGCAAGCTGAAAGAGAAAGAG GCTGGAAAAGTATCAAATAGGCTGTTTTACTTGTCAATCCCTCCAAACATATTTGTGGATGTGGTAAGAAGTGCCAGCCTTAGAGCTTCTTCATTGAATGGGTGGACTAGGGTCATTGTTGAGAAGCCATTTGGCCGTGACTCAGAGTCATCTGGCGAGTTAACCAGATGTTTGAAGCAGTATCTAACTGAAGATCAAATATTCAG GATTGATCATTACTTGGGAAAGGAGCTTGTTGAGAATCTGTCAGTGCTTCGTTTCTCAAATCTTGTTTTTGAGCCCTTATGGTCAAGGGACTACATCCGCAACGTGCAATTGATATTTTCTGAAGATTTTGGTACAGAAGGTCGTGGAGG CTATTTTGACAACTATGGCATCATACGAGACATAATGCAAAATCATCTTCTGCAAATACTAGCACTATTTGCCATGGAAACGCCTGTTAGCTTAGATGCCGAGGACGTTAGGAATGAGAAG GTAAAAGTTTTAAGGTCAATGAAACCACTGCAACTTGAAGATGTAATTGTTGGCCAATATAAGGGCCATAGCAAGAGCGGTAGATCGTACCCTGCTTACACAGATGATCCAACAGTGCCAAAGGATAGCCGTACTCCAACATTTGCAGCTGCAGCCCTTTTCATCAATAATGCCAGATGGGATGGAGTTCCTTTTCTGATGAAAGCAGGCAAAGCTCTTCATACCAGGCG AGCAGAGGTCCGAGTGCAGTTCAGACATGTCCCAGGTAACTTGTACAAGCGGAACTTTGGAACTGATTTAGATAAGGCTACAAACGAGCTAGTGCTACGTGTACAACCTGATGAAGCTATATATCTGAAGATAAACAACAAAGTTCCTGGTCTTGGAATGAGATTAGATCGCAGTGATCTTAATTTGCTTTACAGTGCAAG GTATCCAAGAGAAATACCAGATGCATATGAGAGGCTACTTTTAGATGCCATAGCAGGAGAGAGAAGGTTGTTTATCAGAAGTGATGAGCTTGATGCTGCTTGGGCACTATTCACACCAATGTTGAAGGAGCTGGAACAGAAGAAAATAGTTCCAGAGCTGTACCCCCATGGCAGCAGAGGTCCAGTTGGAGCACATTATCTTGCTGCGAAATACAATGTTCGATGGGGAGATCTCAGTAGTGATGACTCATGA